The Pan paniscus chromosome 2, NHGRI_mPanPan1-v2.0_pri, whole genome shotgun sequence genome contains the following window.
AATAGAGTGGCCTGTGAGCTCTTACTTCCTGGATCGGTTCCTGATCCCCTCTCTGCTGTCCGCCACCCCCCTGCCTGCCACCCTTTGGTGGCATCTTAGTTCAACAGCCAGTTCCATCCCCTCCAGCATTCCCCCCGTCCCCTGCTCCATCCTCCCTCCATTTAAGCCTAAGGGCGGCTTTGCTAGGAGACAGCCCGTCCTGCAGGAACAGAACGCCTGGACTTCCACTGTGTTCACGACGCGCCCCGGGCCGCGGGGGTCCCATCCTTCTCTTAGACTCACTCTGGAAGGACCCCGAGAAGTGCTAGAAGAAATAAGCGCTCGGGGAGGGATGTGATCAGCTTTTCCGGATCCAGGTCTTTACTTCTCTGTGCCCCACGGCGTGGGTAAAAGTGCAGGGGCAGCCGCGGGCGAGGAAGGCGGGGTGCGGCTCCAGGCAACTAGGACGTGGCCGGCGGGCATCCTGGAGGGCGGCCCGCAGGTGGCGGCGCGGGGCGGCGGGCGGGGCAGGGAAGGGGGAGGGCTCGGCGCGCGTCGGGCGGTGACGGCAGCGCGGAGGGGAGGTGCAAGCCGCCCGCTCGCGGGGGAGCCATGGCGAGAGGCCGCGCGGCGGCGCCCGCAACAGTGCCCGCGTCCGCAGCAGCGCCCCCGCCCGCCGCCCCGGGGCCCACCCGGCCGCCGCCCCCGCGCGCCCCGAGCCCTTGACGCCCGCGCGCCTAGAGCGAGGCGTCCCCCAGAGTGGGGCCGCGCGCGGGAGAGCCGGAGCGCAGCCTTAGCGTCCCCGAGAGTCTCGAACGCCCCGACGACCCCCGCGTCTCGGAACCCCGGACTCCGAGCCCAGGAGCGCCAGAGCGGCAGGCGGGCAGCAGGAGGCGGCGGCGCCAGAGCGGAGCCCCCGCGAGTGCCCCCGTGCCGCCCGGCCGGCTGCAGCGGAGGGAACCGGAGCCGCCGGGCGGCCGGGGCCGGGCCGAGAACGACGCGGAGGAAGCCCCCACCGAGGCCCCCCGGCACCGCGCCTGTTGCCGGGTTGCGCTCCGTGCACCTCTTGCGGGTAAGCCAGGGGTCCGCTCACCCGCGCCGCCTGCGCCTCgggcccaggggctggggaaggacaCGGGTGTTCTGGGAGTGTCCGTGTGAGATAGTGGCGGCGTGAGAGGCCGGGCGCCGGGACCCTACGGGGACAGCCCTCCTAATGCACCGGCCGCACCTGCAGGAGGCCCTCGGAGCCCGGAAAAGTGCCCCTAGGGCATCGTGTCGGCCACGCCGCGTGGCCTGGATTCCGCGCTCCGGCACTCCGAGGTGACAGTGAGGCGACCTTCAAAGAGCCTGGAGCTGAGCCAGGCCAGAGCGCGGGCAGCACCCCGATTCCCACTCACCCGCAAAACTTGATGAAAATGACATCATCTGAGCGTGTCAGAGAGCAGAGAGCCTTTAGAGCCCTCCTTTGCATCCTTGAGAGTTAACAAGTTTACTTTGTCACTTTCTTGAcctgatttttaaagttcttttctaGTCTCCAAGGTCAAGCTCTTGTAGGTAAAAACAAATGTAATGAACTGTATcgtttcttcttttgtaaagttGTGTTTCAGGAAAGATGTTAAAAGTCGGCCTGCTCTTGAGGCTGGTGCTGGGTGCCCCTTCTGCGTTAAGCTTGCCTGTTTTAGAACCCGTGGCTGCACTTGTTCAGACACTGAAATTAGCGTCCGCTTTGAGAGCCTTCAGAGTATTCGTCGTTGGaccgctgatttttttttttttttttctgatatgctTCACTGGAACTTTATTTGCTTCAAAAGTGTAAACGTTGTCAATACTGTCTGTGAGTGTGTATTCGGGACTGGTAACCTTTTCTGGAGGgtcttttgtttatctggaaggGGAGTGGAGGTTACCATAGGGAAACGGTCTAGTTCCAGGGCCCTTTCCAATTTCCCACTACAAGAGCAGCGAAGAGGAAGGTGCTCAGACTAAGCTCTGATTAGCCCTGGAGCCAGTCTGCACTGGGGAGGGTCTCCCCAGATTGAGTGAAGGGACAACAGGCTGGGAGCTTGACTGGTAGGTTTGGAGAGTTGGACCTGGAGTGACAGATGGCGCCTTCCCCTCTGTCTCTCGGTTTGGAATGGTCATACTCGGTTgctctttgatcttggacttcagctTTGTCACAGAGGTTCCCAGGCCAGTGTAGCCTAAGCCAGCTGGAAAGCTGAGCCCGGCTCTGGGGGATGCTGAATCGGTTTAAAGCCCTTGTCTCAGGGCTGCGAGTTTGGCAACAGTTGGGTTTCAGCTTGGCCCCAGCACCAGCCGTTTCCTGTTTGATGCCCCAGGGACCAGTTTCCCATCCCCAGCGCTCGCTTGAGGGTGTCTCCACTCTGGCTGTGTTGCTTCTCCTTCCCTGTGGTCTTGGAGTGGGAAACCTGGACTGAAATTCCAACTCCTCTctattggctgtgtgaccttacttaatctctctgtccTGCTCTCCCCTCTCTGGGAGACAATGTTTTAAATGGAGGTGTCTGTAAAAGTTTGACTGAATGACATGGGAGCGTTTTCAGGTCTCCTTCCAACATGATTAGGTTTGTAATTTGGTAAGCTTTTTGAGCCCCAACAGGGATAATAAAGCATATAAtagtaattattgttttataggtttATTATGAGGGTCAAATCAGGTAATATAAAAGAgctttgggccgggcatggtgacttgtgcgtgtattcccagcattttgggaggctgaggcaggtggatcacttaaggtcaggagttcgagaccagcctggccaacatggtgaaaccccgtctctactaaaaatacaaaaattagctgggcatgatgatgggcacctgtaatcccagctactaaggagggtgagtcaggagaatagcttgaatccgggaggcagaggtttcattgagccaagatcccgccactgcacttcagccagggcgacagagcaagaccccatctcaaaaacaaaaacaaaaacaaaaaacataaaaataaaagggctTTCAAAAATAATAGAGCACTATTCACATTGAATGGAGTTCTTAAACTTTCACTTTCCAAACTAAGAACACCTTAAGGTTTGCCATCTTAAGTGGACTTTGTTCCTGTCATTgcattctggttttttgttttttgttttctttttttgagtcagagtgttgctctgtcatcgaggctagagtgcagtggtgcgatcttggctcactgcggcctccacctcacaggttcaagtgattctctggcctcagcctcccgagtagctgggattgcaggcacctgccaccacgcccagctaatttttgtatttttagtagagacggggtttcaccacgttggccaggctggtctcaaactcttgacctcgagtgatctgctggctatgacctcccaaagtgctgggattataggcgcaagccaccactcccagtccCTGTCGTTGCATTCTGAGTCCCTGCCTCTGACCTTGTATATAGTAGGCCTCTGTAATTGT
Protein-coding sequences here:
- the LOC134729922 gene encoding proline-rich protein HaeIII subfamily 1-like gives rise to the protein MGEPNVTTSLIAGPTGTAFPDPGLYFSVPHGVGKSAGAAAGEEGGVRLQATRTWPAGILEGGPQVAARGGGRGREGGGLGARRAVTAARRGGASRPLAGEPWREAARRRPQQCPRPQQRPRPPPRGPPGRRPRAPRALDARAPRARRPPEWGRARESRSAALASPRVSNAPTTPASRNPGLRAQERQSGRRAAGGGGARAEPPRVPPCRPAGCSGGNRSRRAAGAGPRTTRRKPPPRPPGTAPVAGLRSVHLLRIPCKEPLLVHQNYRGPSAQLPQTLAVGPPMAVGTSP